A portion of the Leptospira noumeaensis genome contains these proteins:
- a CDS encoding efflux RND transporter permease subunit, with protein MMMFAMVLLGAIGLSRLGLSQMPNVDFPVVNIVLTLQGANPSVMESDVVDPLEEVLLTVEGVEEIRSTSNESAATITVELELDRDVDVALQEIQTKIAQVQNKLPDALDPPILLKANPDDTPIIWVALTAEGKTDQEKMIFVKSYLKDKFQKIPGVGEILLGGYVDRTINVYLDPNRLARNELTVDDIANTLLEQNIEVPSGKLENKKSEVSLRAVGDVPTVEQLSNIYINSRTGSAMYRPVKLKEVASVEDGLDEVKRISRFNRIPAVGLGIKKIKGSDAVAVGKAVKLKMEELKPFLPKGYKLSIANDNTTFISESVEELIFTLILSIILTGLVCRLFLGSWSSTGNVLLAIPTSIIGTFLVLYILGFTLNTFTLLGLSLAVGIVVDDAIMVLENISRHKEMGKTWYQASLEGAAEIRFAALAATLAIIAIFLPVAFMQGVIGRYFLEFGITVAVAVVLSLFEALSFTPMRASRYKDKEKSKSKQQLQMVDEVSNWKANRWIQLFLKFWDRIGIFKILDPIMETFLKRAEVFYEDTLKYVIRYPITILVVSTLVFIFSLGFFLLLKKEFIPSQDLGRFILRAKLPVTTSIQGTDSAMRKVEEYLLSKPGIERYMGNVGGFDGSESNAAMFFVSMQSMGKRPISSKTGKEITQNEIFADLRKELKPIVPEAKFTIIDISQRGFSAGRGYPVELVLTGPDWEVLAKVSDKIRLKLEEEAVLQDIDTDYVLGQDELRILPNRDAAAARGVSMANIGNTIGPLMGGKKVSRFTENGRSYDVRIKINKEQGENADIIPNIKVRNTYGEFIRLQEILVFESKKALKSITRVNRDRAIKLFGNPPIQLGQNVSMEKSIKIAKEYLPEGYSVAVSGSAKTANESTNGLVFALCLGILISYMVLASQFNSLKQPLYVLLAMPFSFSGALVALYVTGQTFNMYSFIGLIMLLGLVKKNSILLVEFVNFVRSQGKNIKDSILEGCPVRLRPVLMTSFASIAAAIPPALALGPGAETRIPMAVTILGGLILSTLITFIVVPAAYVLFEKEKSK; from the coding sequence ATGATGATGTTCGCCATGGTTCTCCTTGGCGCTATCGGACTTTCTAGACTTGGGCTCTCCCAGATGCCCAATGTTGACTTTCCTGTGGTCAATATCGTTCTCACGTTACAAGGAGCCAATCCCTCTGTAATGGAGTCAGACGTTGTTGATCCGTTGGAAGAAGTTCTTTTAACGGTGGAAGGGGTCGAAGAAATTCGATCTACATCGAATGAAAGTGCTGCAACGATCACCGTAGAACTCGAGTTAGATAGAGATGTGGATGTGGCTCTTCAAGAAATCCAAACCAAAATTGCGCAAGTTCAAAACAAACTTCCCGATGCACTGGATCCCCCAATATTATTAAAAGCAAACCCGGATGATACACCGATCATTTGGGTTGCTTTGACTGCTGAGGGAAAAACGGACCAAGAGAAGATGATTTTTGTGAAATCATACCTCAAAGATAAATTTCAGAAAATTCCTGGAGTTGGCGAGATTTTACTTGGGGGTTATGTAGACAGAACCATCAACGTGTATTTGGATCCTAATCGGTTGGCTCGCAATGAACTAACAGTAGATGACATTGCAAATACATTGTTGGAACAAAATATTGAAGTTCCATCAGGTAAATTAGAAAACAAAAAATCGGAAGTTTCACTTCGTGCGGTGGGTGATGTACCTACAGTGGAACAACTTTCTAATATTTATATCAATTCACGTACTGGTTCAGCAATGTACCGCCCGGTGAAATTAAAAGAAGTCGCATCCGTAGAAGATGGGTTAGATGAAGTAAAACGAATTAGTCGGTTTAATCGAATTCCAGCAGTGGGTTTGGGTATCAAAAAAATCAAAGGTTCTGATGCCGTTGCGGTTGGAAAAGCAGTAAAATTAAAAATGGAAGAACTCAAACCCTTTTTACCTAAAGGGTATAAATTGAGTATCGCAAATGATAATACAACGTTTATCAGTGAATCGGTTGAAGAACTTATTTTCACTTTAATTCTTTCTATCATCTTAACAGGTTTAGTTTGTCGTTTGTTTTTAGGAAGTTGGAGTAGTACAGGGAATGTTTTACTCGCCATACCTACATCCATCATTGGAACATTTTTAGTTTTATATATACTCGGGTTTACATTAAATACATTCACATTACTTGGATTGTCATTGGCAGTGGGTATTGTTGTGGACGATGCCATCATGGTACTTGAAAACATTAGTCGCCATAAAGAAATGGGTAAAACTTGGTACCAAGCATCCCTCGAAGGTGCAGCGGAGATTCGTTTTGCGGCACTTGCGGCAACACTAGCGATCATTGCCATTTTTTTGCCTGTTGCCTTTATGCAAGGAGTCATTGGCAGATACTTTTTAGAATTTGGAATTACTGTAGCAGTGGCGGTTGTACTTTCTTTATTTGAAGCACTTAGTTTTACGCCTATGCGTGCTTCCAGATACAAAGACAAAGAAAAATCGAAATCAAAACAACAACTTCAAATGGTAGATGAAGTATCAAATTGGAAAGCGAATCGATGGATTCAATTGTTTTTGAAGTTTTGGGATCGAATCGGGATTTTTAAAATCTTAGATCCAATCATGGAAACCTTTCTCAAAAGAGCAGAAGTATTTTATGAAGATACACTAAAGTATGTTATCAGATATCCCATTACAATATTAGTTGTTTCTACTTTAGTATTTATATTTTCCCTTGGATTTTTTTTGTTATTAAAAAAAGAATTCATTCCATCCCAAGATTTGGGTAGGTTCATTCTACGTGCCAAATTACCTGTCACAACCTCTATTCAGGGAACAGACTCTGCTATGCGGAAGGTAGAAGAATACTTACTTTCTAAACCAGGGATTGAAAGATACATGGGAAATGTCGGTGGATTTGATGGATCAGAATCGAATGCTGCCATGTTTTTTGTTTCGATGCAATCCATGGGCAAAAGACCTATCAGTTCCAAAACAGGAAAAGAAATCACACAAAATGAAATTTTTGCAGATTTGCGTAAAGAATTAAAGCCCATCGTACCAGAAGCAAAATTCACGATTATAGACATTTCACAACGAGGTTTTAGTGCAGGGCGTGGTTATCCAGTAGAACTTGTGTTAACTGGCCCTGATTGGGAAGTTTTGGCAAAAGTATCAGACAAAATAAGGCTTAAACTGGAAGAAGAAGCTGTTTTACAAGACATCGATACAGATTATGTTTTGGGACAAGACGAACTTCGAATTTTACCAAACCGTGATGCAGCAGCTGCAAGAGGTGTGAGTATGGCTAATATTGGTAATACCATTGGGCCTCTTATGGGAGGAAAAAAAGTAAGTAGATTTACCGAAAATGGTAGGAGTTATGATGTTCGCATCAAAATCAATAAAGAACAAGGTGAAAATGCAGACATCATACCCAATATCAAGGTAAGAAATACCTATGGAGAATTCATTCGTTTGCAAGAGATTCTGGTATTTGAATCCAAAAAAGCCTTAAAGAGCATTACAAGAGTTAATCGGGATAGAGCAATAAAGTTGTTCGGGAACCCTCCGATTCAATTAGGGCAAAATGTATCCATGGAAAAATCTATTAAAATAGCAAAAGAATACCTTCCTGAAGGATATTCCGTTGCCGTTTCAGGATCGGCTAAAACTGCAAATGAATCAACCAACGGTTTAGTCTTTGCACTTTGTTTAGGAATTTTAATTTCCTATATGGTACTCGCCAGTCAGTTCAATAGTTTGAAACAACCGTTATATGTACTTCTTGCTATGCCTTTTAGTTTTTCGGGTGCCCTTGTTGCACTATATGTAACGGGACAAACATTTAATATGTATAGTTTTATCGGTCTAATCATGTTGTTAGGTCTTGTGAAAAAAAATTCGATTTTACTTGTTGAATTTGTAAATTTTGTACGTTCCCAAGGTAAAAACATAAAGGATTCTATATTAGAAGGTTGCCCAGTTCGTTTGAGGCCGGTTCTTATGACTTCCTTCGCATCCATTGCCGCCGCCATTCCTCCTGCACTTGCATTGGGACCTGGAGCAGAAACAAGAATCCCTATGGCTGTGACTATATTAGGTGGTTTGATACTTTCCACTCTCATTACCTTTATTGTGGTGCCTGCTGCTTATGTACTTTTTGAAAAAGAGAAATCAAAATGA
- a CDS encoding TolC family protein, with translation MNLVNSYLFRFCLFLMGSFLISFCSSSPDIKVADGVVEDSLRKITGVTTKDLERTLSKNSMGLDDLFVLAVEKTERIALKNEAANQAQYGKNKAMAGFLPTLSYVYNKFYSIPGHTSDPTPLDNYKTYQAIQSENYASLLPSRTTSSNLPPTVGAGSRLLLSFPLSNGLLAYQDYKAYTSLAEQRRMEAKFEAGRMYMEIALAYYNVLQLEDSLNQAEESLHLHLEAAKEKRRLFSLGRILRYELLNSETAVTNAQAVLEDTRSQLEQVQLTLSAMVGMESKIPLENSVPRFKSPNIENVDDVLVKRYDVISSKKGIEVAKANESKAMFGFAPNVAVNTFYSFPTPGQTHTKDVTAQLAITMPLTPLTQYADLEMAESATKQAKLTASQTRRAAVQEIQNAIQSLKNSEKLFGIYEKAYQFALDTLKSQESAYHLGRTSLVDLIGTKISTLNSKMALQKMDYQRHLNRVVLGVATGELPLLTDSQSSEE, from the coding sequence ATGAATTTGGTTAATAGTTATTTATTTCGATTTTGTTTATTTTTAATGGGTTCTTTTTTAATTTCCTTCTGTTCATCCAGTCCAGATATAAAGGTTGCTGATGGCGTTGTTGAAGATAGTTTGAGAAAGATAACGGGAGTTACTACAAAAGATTTAGAACGAACATTGTCTAAAAATTCGATGGGTTTGGATGATTTGTTTGTGTTAGCTGTGGAAAAAACAGAAAGAATCGCACTTAAAAATGAAGCTGCAAACCAAGCTCAGTACGGAAAAAATAAAGCCATGGCTGGGTTTTTACCCACTCTATCTTATGTTTATAATAAGTTTTATTCCATTCCTGGCCATACTTCTGATCCAACTCCTTTGGATAATTATAAAACATACCAAGCGATACAAAGTGAGAATTATGCTTCTCTTTTGCCATCTCGAACAACTTCATCCAATCTCCCTCCAACGGTAGGAGCAGGTTCTCGTTTGTTACTAAGTTTTCCATTATCAAATGGGCTTTTGGCTTATCAAGATTACAAAGCATATACGAGTTTGGCTGAACAAAGAAGGATGGAAGCCAAGTTTGAAGCGGGACGAATGTATATGGAAATTGCATTGGCTTATTATAATGTTTTGCAATTGGAAGATAGTTTAAACCAAGCGGAAGAATCTCTCCATTTACATTTGGAAGCTGCGAAAGAAAAAAGAAGACTTTTTTCTCTTGGAAGAATACTTCGTTATGAACTTTTAAACTCCGAAACAGCAGTCACCAATGCCCAGGCCGTGTTAGAAGATACAAGGTCACAACTGGAACAAGTTCAACTGACCTTATCGGCTATGGTCGGAATGGAATCTAAAATACCTTTGGAAAATTCTGTTCCTCGCTTTAAATCACCTAATATTGAAAATGTGGATGATGTTTTAGTGAAACGGTATGATGTGATTTCATCCAAAAAAGGAATAGAAGTAGCCAAAGCAAACGAAAGTAAAGCTATGTTCGGTTTTGCACCTAATGTTGCAGTGAATACTTTTTATTCATTTCCTACACCTGGGCAAACACATACTAAAGATGTGACAGCTCAACTTGCGATTACCATGCCACTCACACCACTGACTCAATATGCAGATTTAGAGATGGCAGAATCGGCAACCAAACAAGCAAAGTTGACCGCTTCACAAACAAGAAGGGCGGCCGTTCAAGAAATTCAAAATGCGATACAAAGTTTGAAGAATTCAGAAAAATTATTTGGGATTTATGAAAAGGCATACCAGTTTGCATTGGATACATTAAAAAGCCAGGAGTCGGCCTATCATTTGGGACGGACAAGTTTGGTGGATTTAATCGGAACCAAAATTAGCACCCTCAATTCCAAAATGGCATTACAAAAAATGGATTACCAAAGGCACTTAAATCGAGTGGTACTCGGTGTTGCCACAGGCGAATTGCCCCTCCTTACAGATTCACAATCTTCTGAAGAATGA
- the arsS gene encoding arsenosugar biosynthesis radical SAM (seleno)protein ArsS (Some members of this family are selenoproteins.), whose protein sequence is METKEQLSTLQSFSGKKFSDSVGHSIHARSLKIFQINVGKWCNQACRHCHVDASPIRTEMMDKATIDLCLEIIEKTPGIETVDITGGAPEGNPHFKDLVLGAKQLGKRVMDRCNLTILEEPGYDWLYEFLASNQVEVVSSLPSFIESTTDNQRGKGVYQKSITALKKLNALGYGTKLPLNLVYNPNGLFLGSGQSVLEREYKETLQKKYGIVFNQLFCINNLPISRFLGALVRGGKFEMYMETLANAYNPATVEGLMCLDQISVGYDGSVYDCDFNQMLDLKSQNVKHLKDFDLQSFLSRDIVVANHCYGCTAGAGSSCGGEIV, encoded by the coding sequence ATGGAAACGAAGGAACAACTTTCTACCTTACAATCATTCAGTGGTAAAAAGTTTTCTGATTCTGTCGGACATTCTATACATGCAAGGTCTCTAAAGATTTTTCAGATTAATGTTGGCAAATGGTGTAACCAGGCTTGTCGGCATTGCCATGTAGATGCGTCTCCCATTCGAACTGAGATGATGGATAAAGCCACAATTGATTTGTGTTTGGAAATCATCGAAAAAACACCGGGTATAGAAACCGTAGATATCACGGGTGGTGCCCCAGAAGGAAATCCTCATTTTAAGGATTTGGTTTTAGGTGCGAAACAACTGGGGAAACGAGTGATGGATCGTTGTAACTTAACCATCCTTGAAGAACCAGGATATGATTGGTTGTATGAATTTTTAGCATCCAATCAGGTGGAAGTTGTATCCTCATTACCGTCGTTCATTGAAAGTACGACGGACAACCAAAGAGGAAAGGGAGTGTATCAAAAATCCATTACTGCATTAAAGAAGTTAAATGCTCTTGGTTATGGAACCAAACTTCCTTTAAATTTAGTTTATAATCCTAACGGTTTATTTTTAGGTTCAGGGCAGTCTGTTTTAGAAAGAGAATATAAAGAAACTTTACAAAAAAAATACGGAATCGTATTCAACCAATTGTTTTGTATCAATAACCTTCCGATCAGCCGATTTTTAGGTGCTCTCGTTCGGGGTGGTAAGTTTGAAATGTATATGGAAACGTTAGCCAATGCCTACAATCCTGCGACTGTAGAAGGCCTTATGTGTTTGGATCAAATATCCGTAGGATATGATGGTTCCGTTTATGATTGTGATTTCAACCAAATGTTAGATTTGAAGTCTCAAAACGTAAAACATCTAAAGGATTTCGATTTGCAATCTTTCCTTAGCCGAGATATCGTAGTAGCAAATCATTGTTACGGATGTACTGCCGGTGCGGGATCCAGTTGTGGTGGGGAGATTGTTTAG
- a CDS encoding MutS-related protein, protein MRLYSKRKTQILYAKKTQNFLQEEIYRLTGEFKKIKTREIWEYPESVRNHPLSIDLDLCTKQGFLGIYDTTITEVGFQTYLKRFLQEPIEDTNLHFQTLEIQNILKKNSYFAYHLLRKFLVPDAETNEKFPLTSIKTEDSFWKKRRFLKVFFPIWGVISPLYIVLGLLFDLPLIPLLLLINGILFVTYRNDSLKQWKEIKALASGASRFQKTFIYLAKNRKTTKQMIGRISSLGDSSELLISPLPHLILNLICLWDLWKIKSLEKWKQKFGSLWNELQIQILKTDSLLPLVNFGFLFPEASFGNVSTVGNLTAKSLVHPLLPKSSRVFNPLTKMEPGDLMIVTGSNMSGKTTYLRSIAMSLLLAGSGAPILGTEFEFPNFQIHTLIRSQDSMEDGVSFFYSEVRRLSSIIHNANDSEKIPVLFLDEILKGTNSKERFIATREILSVLREKRAIVFLTTHDLKLAEVPWAKRYHFTELEVDGQMDFDYKIRDGVSGSTNALKILKKEGIPIRNEEE, encoded by the coding sequence GTGCGGCTATATTCCAAACGAAAAACCCAAATTTTATACGCGAAAAAAACACAAAACTTCCTACAGGAAGAAATTTATAGACTCACAGGTGAATTTAAAAAAATCAAAACGAGAGAAATTTGGGAATATCCGGAATCCGTACGGAACCACCCTCTTTCCATTGATTTGGATCTTTGCACCAAACAAGGGTTTTTGGGAATATATGATACCACAATTACAGAAGTGGGATTTCAGACTTATCTAAAACGTTTTTTACAAGAACCCATCGAAGATACAAATCTTCATTTCCAAACATTGGAAATTCAAAACATCCTGAAAAAAAATTCTTATTTTGCATACCATCTCCTTCGTAAGTTTTTGGTACCTGATGCGGAAACCAATGAAAAGTTTCCTCTAACTTCTATTAAAACAGAAGATTCCTTTTGGAAAAAAAGAAGGTTTTTAAAGGTATTTTTCCCAATTTGGGGAGTGATCTCTCCTCTTTATATAGTTTTGGGTTTGTTATTTGACTTACCTCTCATCCCACTCCTTCTCCTCATCAATGGAATTTTGTTTGTTACCTACCGAAATGATTCCTTAAAACAATGGAAAGAAATTAAGGCACTTGCTTCTGGGGCATCACGTTTTCAAAAAACATTTATTTATTTGGCAAAAAACAGAAAAACAACCAAACAAATGATAGGTCGCATTTCATCTCTTGGTGATTCTTCGGAATTACTCATTTCCCCTTTACCACATTTAATTTTGAATCTTATTTGTTTGTGGGACCTTTGGAAAATCAAATCTCTGGAAAAATGGAAACAGAAATTTGGTTCCCTTTGGAATGAACTCCAAATTCAAATTTTAAAAACAGATTCTCTCCTTCCCCTTGTGAATTTTGGATTTTTGTTTCCGGAAGCAAGTTTTGGAAACGTTTCCACAGTTGGAAACTTAACTGCCAAAAGTTTGGTACATCCTCTCCTACCTAAGTCCAGCCGTGTTTTTAATCCTCTTACCAAAATGGAACCCGGAGATTTAATGATTGTTACTGGCTCCAACATGAGTGGAAAAACAACCTATCTTAGATCCATCGCCATGTCCTTGTTACTTGCCGGTTCTGGTGCCCCTATACTTGGAACTGAGTTTGAATTTCCAAACTTCCAGATTCACACGCTCATCCGTTCTCAAGATTCGATGGAAGATGGAGTTTCCTTTTTCTATAGTGAAGTAAGAAGGTTATCTTCCATTATCCATAATGCCAATGATTCTGAGAAAATTCCTGTTTTGTTTTTGGATGAAATTTTGAAAGGAACCAATTCCAAAGAACGGTTTATTGCCACACGGGAAATTCTTTCTGTTCTACGAGAAAAAAGAGCAATTGTTTTTTTAACGACTCACGATTTGAAACTAGCAGAAGTCCCTTGGGCCAAACGATACCATTTCACCGAACTTGAAGTTGATGGACAAATGGATTTTGATTACAAAATTCGCGATGGGGTATCCGGATCCACCAATGCACTTAAGATTTTAAAAAAAGAAGGGATTCCGATTCGAAATGAAGAGGAATGA
- a CDS encoding arsenosugar biosynthesis-associated peroxidase-like protein — MAENHYYNAKDLGKFGEIGRTNPALADKFFGYYNAVMAEGALTEREKALIALAVSHALKCPYCIDAYTSTSLQKGANEAQMNEAVHVAAAMAAGINLVHSVQMQNKIDELSF; from the coding sequence ATGGCAGAAAATCATTATTATAACGCGAAAGATCTTGGAAAATTTGGAGAAATAGGACGTACAAATCCAGCCCTTGCTGATAAATTTTTTGGTTATTACAATGCCGTGATGGCGGAAGGGGCACTCACAGAAAGAGAAAAAGCACTGATTGCTCTAGCCGTTTCTCATGCATTAAAATGTCCGTATTGTATTGATGCCTATACATCTACATCTCTCCAAAAAGGTGCAAACGAAGCCCAAATGAACGAAGCAGTTCATGTGGCTGCCGCAATGGCTGCTGGAATCAATTTGGTTCATAGTGTTCAAATGCAAAACAAAATAGACGAACTTTCTTTTTAG
- a CDS encoding enoyl-CoA hydratase/isomerase family protein: MNPFAEIFHGDRILEIKMQSNEKNTFDFEAFVLFEQILNKHANNPNLRVLLFTSAQTQFFSNGIEPTLMYGKTESDVRKSVEQLLRTAQTYFHFPVPTIAVVNGHCMAAGAVFALFSDYRYMVDKGARIGFSEAIVGLNFPSIPTIVLQDLVGVKVTRDLLYSGKQIKGPEAKEIGLVDELFSAETLFGESLKFAESLSKLTNNSSRGMKTAQREPYRKKMESLFQIDADLFTKVILSHDGQEGFHSLIEKRRPKFIT, encoded by the coding sequence ATGAATCCTTTTGCAGAGATCTTTCATGGAGACCGCATCTTGGAAATCAAGATGCAATCCAATGAAAAGAATACTTTTGATTTCGAAGCTTTTGTATTATTCGAACAAATCTTAAATAAACACGCAAACAATCCAAATTTGCGTGTTTTACTTTTTACATCCGCACAAACACAGTTTTTTTCCAACGGGATCGAACCCACTCTCATGTATGGAAAAACAGAATCGGATGTTCGTAAATCCGTTGAACAATTGTTAAGGACAGCCCAAACCTATTTCCATTTTCCAGTTCCTACCATTGCTGTAGTCAACGGACATTGTATGGCGGCAGGGGCTGTATTTGCATTGTTTTCAGACTACCGGTATATGGTGGACAAAGGGGCAAGGATTGGATTTTCCGAAGCCATCGTTGGTCTTAATTTTCCATCCATTCCCACCATCGTTTTACAAGATTTAGTGGGTGTTAAAGTGACTCGTGACCTTCTTTATTCGGGGAAACAAATCAAAGGCCCTGAAGCCAAAGAAATTGGACTTGTGGATGAATTGTTTAGCGCCGAAACATTGTTTGGTGAATCATTAAAATTTGCCGAGTCACTTTCCAAACTCACAAACAATTCTAGCCGTGGAATGAAAACTGCCCAAAGGGAACCTTACCGAAAAAAGATGGAATCCTTGTTCCAAATTGATGCAGACCTTTTCACAAAAGTCATTTTGTCTCATGACGGGCAGGAAGGGTTTCATTCCCTCATCGAAAAACGTAGGCCAAAGTTCATCACTTGA
- a CDS encoding AMP-dependent synthetase/ligase — protein sequence MANNLADVYKESAEKFGPRPAFWYKNAQKDYQALTYKELYEDGLALAEALIDLGVKAREHVGVLADNRMEWIIADCAVLTAGAANVPRGSDITDSEIVYILNHSEAKIVFVENDKVYEKYKNNKSQVKSVKTVIIMDKETKLKSGAGILHFYDLLEKGREMRAKGKREAEKRMAGIKPDDLYTLIYTSGTTGMPKGVMLMHSNMIHQMHYVVPRVAKVTPDDRMLSILPVWHIFERVVEYFAIINGGSTYYTKVTELRNDIQKARPTFMASAPRVWESIYNGIYTRINDPKQTPPVRRFLFKVAYFFSKHYHSAVRFLKGWEVDYEGRNIIQSLGLSIVSIIKLLLTGPFTVTILSLVAAQFGLPEGSPFKTPLYVVAGLGLIFNYLTLDRIVLSKIRQATGGHLRATLSGGGALQKHVDAFFMDIGITVLEGYGMTETGPVISARTFDRPIMGSVGDIVPLSQVQIRDDAGNVLCHIDDKKNIIFGKLGVKGVVHLKGPQVMKGYYKNPETTKKTIVDNWMNTGDIGMINFKKTLTLTGRAKDTIVLLGGENVEPVPIENKIDESPYIKQSMIVGQDQKVLGAIIVPDFDALIPWAEENGISEKNPDKLITNPKIVDFYKKEVRNFNSVKTGFKNFEQVQYVTLITKSFEVGDELTNLMKMKRHVITEKYKDRILELYKNS from the coding sequence ATGGCAAATAACCTAGCAGACGTTTATAAGGAATCCGCAGAAAAATTCGGTCCAAGACCCGCATTCTGGTATAAGAATGCTCAAAAGGATTACCAAGCCCTCACTTACAAAGAACTCTACGAAGACGGACTAGCACTTGCAGAAGCCCTCATTGATTTAGGAGTTAAGGCCAGAGAACACGTTGGTGTTTTGGCTGACAACCGTATGGAATGGATCATCGCTGATTGTGCGGTGCTCACGGCAGGTGCCGCCAATGTTCCACGAGGATCCGATATTACCGATTCCGAAATTGTTTATATTTTGAATCATTCGGAAGCGAAGATTGTATTCGTTGAAAATGACAAAGTTTACGAAAAATATAAAAACAATAAATCCCAAGTGAAGTCGGTAAAAACCGTCATCATTATGGATAAAGAAACCAAACTCAAATCAGGTGCCGGAATCCTTCATTTTTATGATCTCCTAGAAAAAGGGAGAGAGATGCGTGCCAAAGGAAAACGAGAAGCGGAAAAACGTATGGCCGGAATCAAACCGGACGATTTGTACACTCTCATTTATACTTCAGGAACAACAGGAATGCCAAAAGGGGTTATGCTCATGCATTCCAATATGATCCACCAAATGCATTACGTGGTTCCTCGTGTTGCTAAAGTAACACCTGACGATCGTATGTTGTCCATTCTCCCTGTTTGGCATATTTTTGAACGTGTTGTTGAATACTTTGCCATCATCAATGGTGGTTCTACTTACTACACAAAGGTAACAGAACTTCGTAACGACATCCAAAAAGCAAGACCAACCTTTATGGCTTCGGCTCCGCGGGTTTGGGAAAGTATTTATAACGGGATTTACACTCGTATCAATGATCCAAAACAAACTCCACCAGTTCGAAGGTTTTTGTTTAAAGTAGCATACTTCTTTTCAAAACACTATCATTCAGCAGTTCGTTTTCTCAAAGGTTGGGAAGTGGATTATGAAGGAAGAAACATCATTCAATCTTTGGGATTGTCGATTGTATCCATCATTAAATTGTTGTTAACTGGTCCATTTACGGTGACCATTCTTTCACTAGTAGCCGCACAGTTTGGATTGCCAGAAGGAAGCCCTTTCAAAACTCCATTGTATGTGGTGGCTGGCCTCGGGCTTATTTTTAATTACCTCACTCTTGACCGAATTGTCCTTTCTAAAATTCGCCAGGCAACGGGCGGGCATTTGCGTGCGACCCTCTCTGGTGGTGGTGCCCTTCAAAAACACGTTGATGCCTTTTTTATGGATATTGGGATCACAGTGCTCGAAGGTTATGGAATGACAGAAACTGGACCTGTGATTTCGGCACGGACATTTGATCGTCCGATTATGGGTTCTGTGGGTGATATTGTTCCACTCAGCCAAGTACAAATTCGTGATGATGCGGGAAATGTTCTTTGTCATATCGACGACAAAAAGAATATCATCTTTGGTAAGTTAGGTGTAAAAGGTGTGGTTCATCTCAAAGGGCCTCAGGTAATGAAAGGATATTATAAAAATCCAGAAACTACCAAAAAAACCATCGTGGACAATTGGATGAATACCGGTGATATCGGTATGATCAACTTCAAAAAAACACTGACTCTTACTGGTCGTGCCAAAGATACAATTGTTCTTCTCGGCGGGGAAAACGTAGAACCAGTTCCTATTGAAAACAAAATCGATGAATCACCTTATATCAAACAGTCGATGATTGTGGGCCAAGACCAAAAAGTTCTTGGAGCCATCATTGTTCCTGACTTTGATGCACTCATTCCTTGGGCGGAAGAAAACGGAATTTCAGAAAAAAATCCTGATAAACTAATCACCAATCCAAAGATTGTAGATTTTTATAAAAAGGAAGTTCGTAATTTTAACAGTGTTAAAACAGGATTCAAAAACTTCGAACAAGTACAGTATGTAACACTCATCACAAAATCTTTTGAGGTTGGAGATGAGCTGACTAACTTAATGAAGATGAAACGACACGTAATTACGGAAAAATACAAAGACAGAATTTTGGAACTCTACAAAAACAGTTAA